A region of the Chryseobacterium cucumeris genome:
AAAAGACGGAAAGGCTAATAATACAACCGTTAAAGTTTTTGATAATGGTAATGGTATAAAGCAAATACAGTCACCGGCGCTTCAGGAACATATTAAAAGAACCATCTTTTATAAATTCGATTCTACAGAAATTGATAAAGATGGAGTCGCCATCCTGAATAATGTACTCAAATTCCTTTTAGAACATAAAGATGCCACCATGAATCTGAGTGGCTACGCTTGTGTAATCGGAAAGCAGAATTACAATAAAGGTCTTTCCCAGAGAAGAGCGGATGTTGTCAAAAAATTCTTTGCAGACGGTGGATTAGATCCAAGAAGAATCATCTCTGTGGGAAAAGGAGAAGTAGATCCTACTGACGATAAAAAAGGAAGAGATAATATAAAATATAAAAATGAGAAAGACTACGAAAATAACCGTAGAGTAGACATCTCATTTGTATTCAATGCCCATGATGCACAAACGGTTAACTATGAAGTGACAGCACCTAGTGTATCCATGAAGAAAGATATAACGATTGATGTTACCGGTTTTCAAACCAATGAATGCTTCAGAGACAGCAAAGGGAAACATAAAAAACAGGTCCTGATGGTAGATGTAGGGCAGGCAATAGATAAAGGAGATACTGTAAAAACATTTACCACACCATCATTTAATTATGGAGTATACTCAGATCTATCACAATTCAATGCTTTTCCTATACAATATATCTGGCCGATGTGGACCACTCCCAATCAATTCCATCTTCACGCACATACATGCAGGTATTTTAGCAATGAAAAGAGAACAACCGTATTAATCAAAGCTTACCCGGACATTAAATGGACACTTACTTTCTTCGTTAATCTTACCAATGAACTGAGTGTGAAATGGCAGAACCAGCCAGCGGCAAAACATAAAGACTTACAGGCTAAAGCCGGTAAAATAGGTGCTGAAAGAAGATGGAAACAAAAGGATGCTTCCTTCGGATTCAGCCTGAAAAGTGAATGGGAAAAGAATAGAAGCGGCAGTTTTCAGAAAAGTAAGGAAGTTAAAGGAGAATACGAGACAAAATTCAAAAAGCTTTATGATCTTTTCGGATCAATGGGAGCAATGTCTGACGGTATTACCAACAAAACTAAAGGACAGGTTAGAAATATAGGTTTTAAAGGTCTTCCGGTAACTTTCGCAATCAAGCCTCCTAATATTAATCTAAAAGGTGAATGGTTTTTAGAAAGAGCCAAACAGAAAAATACCGAAATAGAAAGATTAGGAACAAAGGTTGATATATCTTTTAATGCAGAACCCCTGATAGGATTAGAAGTTACAATAGACCTCCTTTGTACAGCTGTAGGACTGGTGGCAGGAGCCGTGAGTGGTGGAACCGCAGCACCAGGTGCTGTAAGGTTGTATGGAGTGATCAAAGACCAGATGAATACAGGAGTTGAGTTTGGGAATGATGATTTCGGAGCTAAACTGAGTTCAGATGTTTACATTGATCTTGTTATTTCAAGTGAAATCAAAACATCAATTGGTTTTTCATTCAATACTGTAAGCGAAAAAAGTGATAAGCAAGGAAAAATAGAAGCTAAAAATACCCTTAAAATTGAATTAAAAGCAGGGGTTTGGGCAAAAGCAGAAGCCAATCTTGTCATTGTGAAAGTAGAAGGATATTTTGAAATGAGCGGAAAGGGATCAGCTTCCATTACATTCGGGCATGGTGTGAAATTTGATGATAAAGGATTAAATTACCGCCCGGAATTAGGATTTGATGGACTCAACGCTGAGTATGTGATTAAAGGAAAAGTAGGAATGTCTGCAAAAAAGAAAATACCTAGAGGTGGCAGTAAAAAACCGGCAGAACTTAAAGGAAGTTCAGAAGACGAAGGTATTATCGCAGAAGGTAAATTTAACGAAATTGTACCTAAATTTGATGTCATCAAAAGTCTTGAAGAACTTTTCGGATTCAGTGCCGATATTCCGTTAATAAGAAATTAGATCATATGAAAAAGATAGTTTTAATAATTTTGTGTTTTATCATGTTTGTATCATGCCAGTCACAACAAAAGACAGATCTGGAAAAAATAGATTTTTCCAAAGGATATAAAGAAGTTCTGAAAGACACCAAATATCAGACAGAAGCAAGGGAAATTGTAACTACATTGCCTGTAGCTTATACCAAAGATGTTTCCGGATATAAATTCGGAAATATATCGTTTCCCGAACAGAAAGAAAATAATGTAAAAAACTCCACCGTAGGATTACTTATTAACAATACTACAGAAAGGCTTACTAAAGGCGTGAAAATAGAACTGGAAGATACTGCTGCAGGTAACGATCTTTTAGCCTATCTCAAATCACAATACAAAAATCCTAAAGTTCTTGCAGGAGTTCCTGCAAAGAACAGTGAAGGTAAAATATTGGGAAATGCAGCCTATGCCTGGGATCTGAAAGGTAAAACAATGGTATTGGTACAATATTATGAATACACCAATAATAAACCCAATACTTCCTCTGTTCTCTATATTGTAGACAATCAGGTGAAGACGGCAGACGGGCAGGAAACAGCAGCAGTACACCTGCTAAAAACGTATACTTCATAGCAGATTTTTATTGATGGATAATTATGATTATTATGCAGAAAAAGTAATTACGTATTTACCGTTAGTTATACTTTCTGTCATTGCAGTTATTTTACTACTTCCTAATTCTAGAAAAAGATTTTTAAGAATTCAGGCATCATTACCCACATCCAAAATAAAATCTGTGGCCATGGGGCTGGTAGAAATTCAGGGAAAACTTATTATGAAAGAACCTATGATTTCTCCCGTTGCAAGAGAAGAATGCATAGGATATTATTATACAATTGAAGATGTAACCAGAGATAAAGAAGGGAAAAATTCTTATACAACAATTCATAGAGAAACCCAGTGCAATCTCTTTCTGATGCAGGATGATTCAGGAACCATTGAAATACATCCCGAAGGCATAGAATTGATATTCATCGAAGAAACCAATGTAAGTTATAACGGACAGAAAAGATACAAGGAAACATTGCTTAAATCCGGCCAGGAAATGCTTCTGGTGGGAGCTGCCGATTCAAGAAACGGAGAAGCTTTCATCAGAAAAGATACAGGGCATAAGCTTTTAGGAATTACCACTGTTGCAGGAATTTCAGTCTGGAATAAATACCAGCCCCTGTTGAGGTCATTTATTGTCACCTGTATCGTTATACTTATCGTAATGATTTTAATCTTATCACAATAATGAATCAAATTGTAGCAATTGTTATCGCCGTTTTTCTTATCGTGGCCATCGTGGCTTTTTTCATCAGTTTATATAACAAGCTTGTCATGCTGAAATTCAATGTGGAAAAAGCGTATGGGAATATAGATGTTATTTTGAAGCAAAGAGCAGACGAAATTCCAAACCTTGTTAATGTTGCCAAACAGTTTATGGCACATGAAAAAGACCTGCTTACCAAACTGACAGAACTAAGAACTTCCTATAACAACACCAATGATTCCGACAGAAAAACAGAGCTTGCCAATGAGACATCAAAAGCACTTTCATCATTTTTTGCTGTTTCAGAAAACTATCCCGGCCTGCTGTCAAACAATAACTTCCTGGAACTACAGAAAAGAGTTTCCGGAATGGAAGATAAAATAGCAGACAGAAGAGAATTTTTCAATGACAGTGTAAACCTCTATAATATAGGAATTCATGAGTTTCCCAATGTTATATTGGCAAAAATGCTGGGCTATAAAGACAAAACCCTATTAGACGTTTCAAATCAGGAAAAACATTATGAAGGAGTTCAGTTTTAATACATTTTTCGGATATGAAAATATACTGATGGAAAAACCCGAAATTGTTTTGTTTGGGGCGATGCTTCTTCCTATAGGACTGATTATGGTGGTGAGTATCATAGGATGGGTGTTCAGGAAACTGAAATTCAATATGTATATCATTCAGGCAATACTGTATACCTTGCTTTTCACCTTTTTTTTTGGAACGGTTACCATGCTCATTCTTTTTTTTATAACAGATAAAAACGGAGTTAAACTTGCGTGGTGCTGGAGCGCTATTTTCCTTGGAATGTTTTGTTTTAGCATCATCAATACCAATACCATCAGTAAAATGTTTACAGACTGGTCTAAAATCATTAAAAACTAAAATTATGATACAACAACCTTATTATATGATCGACTTCAGTGCATCAGCCTGTTTGTTTGAAATAAGGATTAATGATTATCCTGTGATTCATATGAATGTTGAGGGACAGGTTGCCACCAATATTCCTATCAATTTTGCCATATTGAAAAGTGGTGTTCAGACGATATCAGCAACCATTTTACCTAATATTGGCGATGTACAGCTGCATCCTAAATCAGAACTGAAATTTAATGTCAAACTTTTTGATGTGGCTAATGATTTTGTTTTTGATAAACAGTTTGGAGACTATCATTCAGAGGCTATTGAAGACAAAAAGAAACAGGTTATCAAATATGTTGGCTCCTTTAAAGCTGAAGTTCCTTATCAGCTTTCGGCATGGCAGAACGGGAGAAACCTGCAGGATATTAAAGACAGCAGAAAAAAACTGGAGCAGGCTTATGATCATATATCAAGATTAATAAGAGAAAATAAATTTGAAGATTATAAGAAATCAATTTCCAGAAGAGAAGAAAATATGGCTGCTTCTATGTATCTGTCAAAAGCAGAATCGGAAGAACGCTTTACTGATCTTGTAAAAGATTTCAAGTCCGGATTTAAAATACAGCCTGTTTCCAAAGATGCCGTAATGTTTGTATGTGCAGAGAATAGAGTTGCCTTTTTAAAAAAAATAAACGGAGAGTCTGCTTTATATCTGGAAAATCCTGAAACAGGAGAAGAACTGATGCTTGATATTTCATTTTATATACCTGAAGGAAAAGAAGAATTTGAAATAATATAAGCGTTTTATATTCATGAAACAAATAGGAATTTGAAGTTAAAAAATGAATAAAAAACGTTTTCCGGATACTTGAATCCTGTTTTTTCTGTTTTATTATTGATAACCGGACACTAACATTATGAAAAATCTGAAATATGTATTAACAGCGGTAATCTGTCTGAGCTTTGCGTCATGCGACCAGCAGAAAAATAAAGAAAGTGAGTCTTTGGTTGAAACAGAAGGAAGTACTCAGACCGAACCATTCAATCTTGCTAAACTGAAAGCAGGACAAAATATCAACGATATTTTAAAATCTGCCGGAGCAACAGCAAAAGAAGCCGTCCGTACCGGTGAAGTTACCCTGATCGGAAATGAAAAGCTGGCTTTTGCTTCAAAAGAATTATTGCACTTCAACGGAATTGATCTGGAAGGAAAAAATCATAAAAATACAAACAAAGTAATTTTACATTTCGGAAAAGTAGATCAGGAAATTGGCCCGCTTGCCAATGAAAAAGAAGACGAACTGGGAATGTATCAGCTTGATATTTATACAGAGCAGGAAAAAACAGCACTTCTGGAAAGCTTAAACAAGACACTTCAGAAACCTAGTTTTGATACCATTCGGGAAGGTTTTGAATCTGAAGTTAAAGATAATGAGATCATCCGGACGCATAACAAACTCAGACAGGAAGTAGCGATCTGGAGAAGCAAAGATATGCTCTATTATTACTGCGAAACCAAAATAGATAACAGACCGGACGAATACCGCTGCAACCTCTTCGTGTTCAGAAATAAAGAATGGAAAGACCTTCTGAAAGGGTCAGGATATCCGGACCTGGATAAAATCTCCCTGAACTAAAAGAATATAGCAAAGAAATTAAACCATTTGCTTAGCCAGATCAGCTTGCTGATTCCTCTTTGTCCTCTAAAATAAAACATTAGAAAAATAAAATCTCTGCGTTACAAAGATCTGCTCAATCAGTAAAATCTGCGAGAGTTAAAAAAAATAAATGCCGGTCCAAAAAGAACCGGCATTTTTTATATCAAATGACTATTTGAACTATTTCACTATAAACTGCATCGTTACCTGATCCAGTTTCAAAATATAAACTCCCTGGCCAAGATTTCTGGTTTTAATAGAATTTCCATTTCTGAAAGGCTGGTCAATTGTCTGAAGAGTTTTCCCCTGAAGGTTATAAATCTCGGCTTTTTTTACTTTCTGAAGATCTCCTTTTACAAAAATCTCCTGATTGGTAACAGGGTTAGGAGATATTTTAAAACTGTTGGATGTAGTTTCTGCTGCTGTATTTTGAGCCATTCTTGCTGTTGATCCTGAATAACATGTCCATGAAAGATCATCAATAGCAACTCTGTTACTTGATGAAGTATTAACCAGGCTTACCACTACATTTCCGGAAATATTGATATTATTGATAGTCGTGGTTGTAGATGAAGTACTGTAAGGAATAGTTCCTACGGTTGTTCCATTTACTTTTACATCAAAAGTACCATTGGTTCCTGAGAATTTAAGCTGTGTAGTTACTGTTAAAGAACCAATACCGTTTGCAGAACTGCCGGAAGTTAAAGAACCGTTTCTTACCGTAATTGCTTTATTGTTAATGGTCTGGTCTGTTCTTGCATCCGTTGCGCTCCAGGAAATGCCGCCATTGCTCCATGTTCTGGTTGTATAAGTAGAGTTGGCTGCAGGAATGGTTTCAAAATTTTCATTGGCACAGCTAGTACCCGGAGTAGTACCGCCAGAACTAGTAGTACCGGAAACTGTTGAACTGTTCGATGAAGAATTTCCAGCTGCATCTTTTGCTACCACGTAAAAACTGTAAGTTGTAGAAGGCGTAAGCCCTGAAATGGTTGTAGAAGTTGAACTTGTCGTAGTTTGCAGAATTCCGTTCATGTAAACATTATATCCTGTTACTCCTACATTATCGGTAGAAGCATTCCAAGCCAGAGAAATACTGCTGGAAGTTGTTCCTGAAACATTCAGACCTGTTGCTGTAGTAGGCGCCTGGGTATCACCTGAAGGCTGCTGGGAACCCCAGATAAGGTTAACATAATTTGGATTGTCGATAAACGGGTTTCTGTTCCCCTGAAAAGTATAGGAAGCATTATTTCTTTTGATCTCAGCCTGGGAAACCGGATCCTGATTGTGCCATGCCAAAAGGACATTAAGTTCCCATGTCTGTAATCCCGGGAACGCAGAACTTCCTAACATATTTCCTGACGAAAAAGAAGAAAGCTTGCTTTGATAACGGGTTACAAAATAGAAAATCATACGGGCCACATCTCCTTTAAACTCGTCAATAGGTTCAAATACCGTTCCTGAATATCCTGAAGAAGCAGATGTTCCCAGCTTGGATCCGTTCTGTGAAGTAAAAGAAGCACTTCCTACCTTTCCGAAAGGATAATTACTTCTCATTCCATTTACTTTTCCGTCTGTAGCTCTGATAAAGTGAATATCCGCAACCATTGGCGAAGCTTGATTGAATAGGCTTTGAGGAACAATATGCTCCCTGTTATAACAATTTCCTTCAGTAGAATACGTTCCACACTGATCAGATCCTGGAGTATAAGTATAAGGATCACTACCTGCTGGTCTTTCAGAATAAATATCAAGGATGGTTCCGTCATTTTCATAGTCCTTATCGATATCAGTGGTTTTATAAGCTGTCCAAAGCCCACTGTACCCTTTATCCATATGTCCGTTGGTGATAATGCTGCTTAATTCAGTTTTCAGTGCTGCACCACTCAGTCCGTTGGCAGAATTGTAGTATCCTGCAGGAGCCTGGGCGTGGGCAAGTCCCGCAAATACAGAAAATAAAATGATTTTTTTCATAATTAATATTTAGTATAAAGTTTCAGCAAGAATACCACAATTTTTGTGAATAAAAAATTACAAAATTGTTAATTTTAAACACACTGTATGTAATGCATAATGAGTGATAAATGATGGATGATGAATGATGATGAACGATGAGGTTTCGTATGCGATTCAGTTTTTTATATCTTGAATTATGATTTTTCTATAATCTATCCTCAATATTGTAAATTCAATAGGATCGGGCTATAATCCAGAACGTAGACGAAGGAAGCCCAGTTTAAAATAAGACGTTTATCATCTGGCTTCAGCCAAAACTTAAATAACAGAAGACTATATCACGGCTATCTGTGTAATTCTGTGTTATCTGCAGGAAAAAACAAATAATTATCCATAAAAAAAGCCGATACCAAACGTACCGGCTATATAATGGATGACTTACATCTTATTTTCTTTGTGGCGGATAATTTTTCATAATCTCAGCCATAATTTCTGGAATCTGTCTCTGTTTTGCTTTTGGAGAATCTACAGAAATTCCGCTTCCGATACCCTGCCAAACCAATTTGTTGCTTTTTGCATCGATAAGATCAACGATCAAAGCGCCTTCATTGTAGTTGGTTGTCCATGTTCTGTTCAT
Encoded here:
- a CDS encoding endonuclease, translated to MKKIILFSVFAGLAHAQAPAGYYNSANGLSGAALKTELSSIITNGHMDKGYSGLWTAYKTTDIDKDYENDGTILDIYSERPAGSDPYTYTPGSDQCGTYSTEGNCYNREHIVPQSLFNQASPMVADIHFIRATDGKVNGMRSNYPFGKVGSASFTSQNGSKLGTSASSGYSGTVFEPIDEFKGDVARMIFYFVTRYQSKLSSFSSGNMLGSSAFPGLQTWELNVLLAWHNQDPVSQAEIKRNNASYTFQGNRNPFIDNPNYVNLIWGSQQPSGDTQAPTTATGLNVSGTTSSSISLAWNASTDNVGVTGYNVYMNGILQTTTSSTSTTISGLTPSTTYSFYVVAKDAAGNSSSNSSTVSGTTSSGGTTPGTSCANENFETIPAANSTYTTRTWSNGGISWSATDARTDQTINNKAITVRNGSLTSGSSANGIGSLTVTTQLKFSGTNGTFDVKVNGTTVGTIPYSTSSTTTTINNINISGNVVVSLVNTSSSNRVAIDDLSWTCYSGSTARMAQNTAAETTSNSFKISPNPVTNQEIFVKGDLQKVKKAEIYNLQGKTLQTIDQPFRNGNSIKTRNLGQGVYILKLDQVTMQFIVK
- a CDS encoding OmpA family protein — its product is MAKGVKKIKVVSGLYYPKMSVLGQRITIKPDQWVQFGVDEWLPGTTDADKKKPLTWMRQNSSKKIIINQITSATGYKFLIGKQYCGSYQFYIEASLSGVRDPKGNTGLFVKGWCEPKIVSSKWSTQKNSKSIKNNKKNEYISYGHIVHLNLVTEGLNGNTVSIELWNQQSAKADKLVHTYNNVQVIDGEVNLKIENTFAWMAYVDNIQNVEEFYVKVKDVASKKYIKDKLGDDLHAIYLNVKNKVVTTNTNGAQNQTPTKVYKPDVNSVRLEPCKFEVIKITESEIKDGKANNTTVKVFDNGNGIKQIQSPALQEHIKRTIFYKFDSTEIDKDGVAILNNVLKFLLEHKDATMNLSGYACVIGKQNYNKGLSQRRADVVKKFFADGGLDPRRIISVGKGEVDPTDDKKGRDNIKYKNEKDYENNRRVDISFVFNAHDAQTVNYEVTAPSVSMKKDITIDVTGFQTNECFRDSKGKHKKQVLMVDVGQAIDKGDTVKTFTTPSFNYGVYSDLSQFNAFPIQYIWPMWTTPNQFHLHAHTCRYFSNEKRTTVLIKAYPDIKWTLTFFVNLTNELSVKWQNQPAAKHKDLQAKAGKIGAERRWKQKDASFGFSLKSEWEKNRSGSFQKSKEVKGEYETKFKKLYDLFGSMGAMSDGITNKTKGQVRNIGFKGLPVTFAIKPPNINLKGEWFLERAKQKNTEIERLGTKVDISFNAEPLIGLEVTIDLLCTAVGLVAGAVSGGTAAPGAVRLYGVIKDQMNTGVEFGNDDFGAKLSSDVYIDLVISSEIKTSIGFSFNTVSEKSDKQGKIEAKNTLKIELKAGVWAKAEANLVIVKVEGYFEMSGKGSASITFGHGVKFDDKGLNYRPELGFDGLNAEYVIKGKVGMSAKKKIPRGGSKKPAELKGSSEDEGIIAEGKFNEIVPKFDVIKSLEELFGFSADIPLIRN
- a CDS encoding LemA family protein; protein product: MNQIVAIVIAVFLIVAIVAFFISLYNKLVMLKFNVEKAYGNIDVILKQRADEIPNLVNVAKQFMAHEKDLLTKLTELRTSYNNTNDSDRKTELANETSKALSSFFAVSENYPGLLSNNNFLELQKRVSGMEDKIADRREFFNDSVNLYNIGIHEFPNVILAKMLGYKDKTLLDVSNQEKHYEGVQF